In Flavobacteriales bacterium, a single window of DNA contains:
- the rpsO gene encoding 30S ribosomal protein S15: MYLTSEVKKGIFKQHGGSETNTGSTEGQIALFSHRISHLTEHLKKNRKDFGTQKALLDLVGKRRSLLTYLKNQDIEKYRALIKELDLRK; encoded by the coding sequence ATGTATTTGACATCAGAAGTAAAGAAAGGAATATTCAAGCAGCACGGTGGTTCTGAAACCAATACCGGCAGCACAGAAGGACAAATTGCTTTGTTCTCTCACCGCATCAGCCATTTGACTGAGCACTTGAAAAAGAACCGAAAAGATTTCGGAACTCAAAAAGCACTTCTTGACCTTGTAGGAAAAAGAAGAAGCTTGCTGACCTACCTTAAGAACCAGGATATTGAGAAATATCGTGCGTTGATCAAGGAACTCGACCTCAGAAAGTAA
- the accD gene encoding acetyl-CoA carboxylase, carboxyltransferase subunit beta encodes MSWFKRIKGGITTSTKNKKETPEGLWVKCPGKECGKIIPTAENEDNLWVCSSCGHHQRIGSREYFHILFDEGRFEIFGENLTSADPLKFVDSKPYPQRLKETIEKTKLTDAIRTAVGAIEGQRTVVACMDFSFIGGSMGSVVGERIARAVDRCLEEKLPLLIISKSGGARMMEAAFSLMQLAKTSAKLAQLSNAKLPFISLLTDPTTGGVTASYAMLGDLNIAEPGALIGFAGPRVIKETIGKELPVGFQTSEFVLEHGFLDMIIERKNLKAKLAQVLQLLGN; translated from the coding sequence ATGAGCTGGTTTAAACGCATCAAGGGAGGAATTACCACTTCAACCAAAAACAAGAAGGAAACTCCTGAAGGTCTTTGGGTGAAATGTCCAGGCAAGGAATGCGGAAAGATCATTCCTACGGCCGAAAACGAAGACAACCTTTGGGTATGCAGTAGCTGTGGTCATCATCAGCGTATTGGCTCTCGAGAATATTTCCACATTTTATTTGATGAAGGCAGGTTTGAGATCTTCGGTGAGAACCTGACATCTGCAGACCCGCTTAAATTTGTTGATAGCAAGCCTTATCCGCAGCGGCTGAAAGAAACCATCGAGAAAACGAAACTCACTGATGCTATTAGAACAGCTGTGGGCGCAATTGAAGGACAACGTACGGTAGTTGCCTGTATGGATTTCTCGTTCATCGGTGGTTCAATGGGTTCAGTGGTTGGTGAGAGAATTGCCAGAGCAGTTGACCGCTGTTTGGAAGAGAAGTTGCCATTATTGATCATCTCCAAATCTGGTGGTGCGCGCATGATGGAAGCTGCTTTCAGTTTGATGCAGTTGGCTAAGACCTCAGCCAAACTGGCTCAATTGTCCAATGCCAAGTTGCCGTTCATCTCATTACTGACCGATCCGACCACAGGTGGAGTTACCGCATCGTATGCCATGCTTGGCGATCTGAACATTGCCGAACCAGGTGCGTTGATCGGTTTTGCAGGCCCACGAGTGATCAAAGAAACAATCGGGAAAGAACTGCCAGTTGGATTTCAGACCTCTGAGTTTGTTCTCGAACATGGTTTTTTAGACATGATCATCGAACGGAAAAACCTTAAAGCCAAGTTGGCTCAGGTGCTTCAGTTGCTCGGTAATTAA
- a CDS encoding class I fructose-bisphosphate aldolase, with translation MAYDKIAELLGKNADLLLNHKSTAIPKESLTLPGGDFVGRVFSDTNRNNQVLGSMQSIYGHGRLGGTGYVSILPVDQGIEHSAGASFAPNPIYFDPENIVKLAIEGGCNAVASTYGVLAACSRKYAHQIPFIVKINHNELMTYPNTFDQIMFGTVESAWNMGAKAVGATIYFGSEESGRQIVEVAKAFERAHELGMATVLWCYLRNPGFKKDGVDYHTAADLTGQANHIGVTIQADIIKQKLPENNGGFNAIGFGKTHPKVYSELSTDNPIDLCRYQAANCYMGKIGLINSGGASSGATDLAEAVETAVINKRAGGHGLISGRKAFQKPMAQGIELLNAIQDVYLEDKVTIA, from the coding sequence ATGGCTTACGATAAGATCGCAGAATTACTTGGAAAGAATGCAGATTTACTGCTGAACCACAAAAGCACCGCTATTCCTAAAGAATCGCTTACCCTTCCTGGAGGAGATTTTGTTGGACGCGTATTTTCAGATACCAACCGAAACAATCAAGTGTTGGGAAGCATGCAATCCATTTACGGTCATGGCCGATTGGGAGGAACTGGATATGTTTCCATTCTTCCGGTCGATCAAGGAATCGAACATTCTGCTGGAGCTAGTTTTGCGCCAAACCCTATCTATTTTGATCCAGAGAATATTGTGAAGTTGGCAATAGAAGGAGGTTGCAATGCGGTGGCATCTACATACGGAGTTCTTGCTGCATGTTCTAGAAAGTACGCACACCAGATCCCTTTCATCGTGAAGATCAATCATAATGAGTTGATGACGTATCCCAATACCTTCGATCAAATCATGTTCGGTACTGTAGAAAGCGCTTGGAACATGGGAGCGAAGGCTGTCGGAGCAACCATCTATTTCGGTTCAGAAGAAAGCGGTCGTCAAATCGTTGAAGTAGCCAAAGCATTTGAGCGTGCTCATGAGCTGGGAATGGCAACCGTGCTTTGGTGCTACCTCAGAAATCCTGGATTCAAGAAAGATGGAGTAGATTACCATACAGCTGCAGATCTTACTGGTCAGGCCAATCATATTGGAGTTACCATTCAGGCTGATATCATCAAGCAGAAACTACCGGAGAACAACGGAGGTTTTAACGCTATTGGTTTCGGAAAAACACATCCGAAGGTTTATTCTGAACTATCAACTGACAATCCGATCGATCTATGCCGTTATCAAGCAGCTAACTGCTATATGGGAAAAATCGGCCTTATCAATTCTGGTGGCGCATCATCTGGTGCAACCGACCTTGCAGAAGCAGTGGAAACAGCGGTTATCAATAAGCGCGCTGGTGGTCACGGACTTATTTCAGGTAGAAAAGCGTTCCAAAAACCGATGGCACAAGGCATCGAGTTGTTGAACGCCATCCAAGATGTATATCTGGAAGACAAGGTCACTATCGCCTAG
- a CDS encoding BamA/TamA family outer membrane protein produces MIIKNAARYFLLAFSVLAVSCSPTRKLSDGQYLLTKNAIQNDSKKVSKGDLEAFIRQKPNRRIFGFYRFHLQVNNLVNQEKLEERALVLEEKNKQRNIRRKAKGKTLKERRRSFWEWLADIGEEPVLYDALMTHKSSEQLEIYLRGKGHFHAAVSDTVRLNEKKKKAKVQYTIVSGEPYSVRKVSYAINDHRLERLTKPARGRDRILKDGMDYDVDKFQAERDRIERILKSNGYYAFTDDYVRFEIDSNLGSNQVDLKLFITDPEIKDTSLVKTVGHQIYTIRNIYLHTDYDPKLVRTMDYDTLVYNGVHFIYKGQFKYRPEMLIDKVFFKSGDIYRVKRGELTYRYLSSLRAYKFINISYTEDIEDDGQYVLDCHINLTPGLRQSYAVELQGTNTEGNLGISGSFTYRNKNLFRGAEILQFKFTGGLESQVVASNIQDNNINKVLPFNTVEINPELSLSFPKLLVPFKPFRVIRYGDPKSTITLGYNYQQRPDYTRSIFNAKFGYQWLQSQNAQHFLNPIEVNFVNIYNESDSFLVRISSLRDKLLSNTFASHLTTTTNYTYIFSNQRLNKKGNFSYFKARIESSGNILRGVMAMVGAKKDTNNSYRILNIPFSQYLKYEVDFRRYWQVTNFSQLVVRLNQGFGYPLLNLGALPFEASFFGGGANGIRAWSARSLGPGSLPDSLNLLDQFGDMKIEFNLEYRFDIYRWFKGALFADAGNVWLVKNDKDRPGGLFTFKNFYKEFALGAGVGIRLDFSFFIIRVDAATPFHDPGRPEDDRWAIKYFKWSDVNLNLGIGYPF; encoded by the coding sequence TTGATCATCAAAAACGCTGCACGGTATTTCTTACTGGCCTTTTCCGTTTTAGCGGTGTCCTGTTCGCCTACGCGCAAACTTTCTGATGGACAGTATTTGCTGACCAAAAACGCGATTCAGAACGATAGTAAAAAGGTGTCTAAAGGAGATCTTGAAGCTTTTATTAGGCAGAAGCCGAATAGGAGGATTTTTGGCTTTTATCGGTTCCATCTCCAGGTAAACAACCTTGTGAATCAGGAGAAATTGGAAGAACGAGCTCTTGTTCTAGAAGAGAAAAACAAGCAGAGAAACATCCGAAGGAAGGCAAAAGGCAAAACATTAAAAGAACGAAGAAGGTCATTTTGGGAATGGCTTGCTGATATTGGGGAAGAGCCAGTCTTATATGATGCGCTGATGACTCATAAATCTTCTGAGCAACTGGAAATATACCTGCGAGGGAAAGGACATTTTCATGCTGCGGTTTCAGACACCGTTCGTCTGAATGAGAAGAAGAAAAAAGCAAAAGTTCAATACACAATCGTAAGTGGAGAGCCATACTCGGTGCGGAAAGTGAGCTATGCAATCAACGATCATCGATTGGAACGGTTGACCAAACCAGCACGTGGTAGAGACCGGATATTGAAAGACGGAATGGACTACGATGTCGATAAGTTTCAGGCAGAACGTGATCGGATTGAGCGGATTCTGAAAAGCAACGGCTATTACGCATTTACGGATGATTATGTGCGCTTTGAAATAGATTCCAATTTAGGATCTAATCAGGTTGATCTGAAACTTTTCATCACGGACCCCGAGATCAAAGACACCTCATTGGTGAAGACTGTGGGGCATCAGATATACACCATTCGAAATATTTATCTGCACACAGATTACGACCCGAAATTGGTCCGGACGATGGATTACGATACGCTCGTTTACAACGGAGTTCATTTCATCTACAAAGGGCAGTTCAAGTATCGTCCAGAAATGCTGATCGATAAGGTCTTCTTCAAATCGGGCGATATCTATCGGGTAAAACGGGGTGAACTCACTTACCGATATCTTTCGAGCCTGCGAGCCTACAAGTTCATCAACATCTCTTACACAGAAGACATTGAAGATGATGGACAATACGTCTTAGACTGTCATATTAACCTCACACCAGGATTACGACAATCTTATGCGGTGGAATTGCAGGGTACAAATACAGAGGGGAATCTGGGTATTTCTGGTTCGTTCACTTATAGGAACAAAAACCTGTTCAGAGGTGCAGAGATACTTCAATTCAAGTTTACAGGAGGTCTCGAGTCTCAAGTGGTGGCAAGCAACATTCAAGACAACAACATCAATAAGGTATTGCCTTTCAATACTGTTGAGATCAATCCGGAGTTGAGTCTCAGCTTTCCAAAATTGCTTGTCCCTTTCAAGCCGTTCCGTGTAATAAGGTATGGCGACCCAAAATCCACGATCACATTAGGATACAACTATCAGCAAAGACCCGATTATACGCGGTCTATTTTCAATGCCAAGTTTGGGTACCAATGGTTGCAAAGCCAGAATGCGCAGCACTTTCTCAATCCCATCGAGGTCAATTTCGTGAACATCTACAACGAGTCAGATTCATTCCTCGTGCGGATAAGTAGCCTTCGAGATAAATTGCTGTCCAACACATTTGCATCTCACTTAACCACAACCACCAATTATACCTACATCTTCTCCAATCAGCGGCTCAATAAGAAAGGAAACTTCAGCTATTTCAAGGCTAGGATAGAAAGCTCAGGAAACATTCTGCGAGGCGTTATGGCCATGGTTGGAGCCAAAAAAGACACCAATAACAGTTACCGTATTCTCAATATTCCATTTTCGCAGTATTTAAAGTACGAGGTCGATTTCCGAAGGTATTGGCAGGTCACCAATTTCAGTCAGTTGGTGGTGCGTCTCAATCAGGGTTTCGGTTATCCGCTGCTCAATTTAGGTGCGCTTCCTTTCGAGGCCAGTTTTTTTGGAGGAGGAGCCAACGGTATCAGAGCGTGGTCTGCGCGCTCCTTGGGTCCGGGTTCGTTGCCAGATTCGCTCAACCTTCTCGATCAGTTCGGAGACATGAAAATCGAATTCAATCTCGAATATCGTTTTGATATCTATCGCTGGTTCAAGGGCGCATTATTTGCCGATGCTGGCAACGTTTGGCTCGTCAAAAACGACAAAGACAGACCGGGCGGGCTTTTCACCTTTAAGAACTTCTACAAGGAATTCGCCCTTGGTGCAGGGGTCGGAATCCGACTCGATTTTAGCTTTTTCATCATCCGTGTAGATGCTGCCACGCCATTCCACGATCCAGGTCGGCCCGAAGACGACCGCTGGGCCATCAAGTATTTCAAATGGTCCGATGTCAACCTCAATCTCGGAATCGGTTATCCGTTCTAG
- a CDS encoding RNA methyltransferase — protein sequence MAKLEQLFNPSQTLHQPLNLSASDMKRIRALQQKKFRKETGLFVVEGVKTVQELVHSGIEIESIYSTESFDFLNGLAPESVFLIKENELARISGLSTPNRILAVAKIPKQPSIDWNCSLIIVLDGINDPGNLGTIIRSAKWFGVNTIVCSEDCVDAFDRKVVQSTMGALFHVNVQYKSLIPFIEDCKRNGFVVIGAAMNGESMYHLSRPVKTALVIGSESHGISESVLKCCDQLLTIPNNESQQRVESLNAGVATSIILSELTRPI from the coding sequence TTGGCAAAGTTAGAACAGCTTTTCAACCCTTCACAAACATTACACCAACCATTGAATCTCTCTGCATCCGACATGAAGCGTATTCGTGCTTTGCAGCAGAAAAAATTCAGAAAGGAAACAGGTCTTTTTGTGGTTGAAGGTGTGAAAACCGTTCAGGAACTCGTTCATTCAGGCATTGAAATCGAGAGTATTTACAGCACAGAATCATTTGATTTCTTAAATGGATTAGCTCCAGAATCAGTGTTTCTGATTAAGGAAAATGAACTTGCTCGTATTTCAGGCCTATCCACACCGAATCGGATATTAGCTGTTGCTAAAATCCCAAAACAACCGTCCATTGACTGGAACTGTTCGTTGATAATTGTTCTCGATGGCATTAATGACCCAGGCAACTTGGGCACGATCATCCGCAGTGCAAAATGGTTTGGGGTAAACACAATTGTTTGTTCTGAAGATTGTGTTGATGCATTCGACCGAAAAGTGGTTCAGAGCACAATGGGCGCTCTCTTCCATGTGAACGTTCAATACAAAAGCCTTATTCCTTTCATTGAAGATTGTAAACGGAACGGATTTGTGGTGATTGGAGCTGCGATGAATGGTGAATCCATGTACCACCTTTCAAGGCCAGTAAAAACAGCGTTGGTCATCGGAAGTGAATCTCATGGAATAAGTGAATCTGTACTTAAATGTTGTGATCAGTTACTGACGATTCCAAATAATGAATCGCAGCAAAGAGTTGAATCGTTGAACGCTGGCGTGGCCACGTCCATTATACTATCTGAACTCACACGCCCAATATGA
- the ruvC gene encoding crossover junction endodeoxyribonuclease RuvC: protein MTTDKVILGIDPGTVIMGYGLIHIQGKEMKVLTMGVIKLDKMKDHPTRLKKIFDRTVEIIREYHPDEMSIEAPFFGKNVQSMLKLGRAQGVAIAAALSQNIPIAEYSPRKIKQSVTGNGNASKEQVSSMLETLLNTKLDGITLDATDGLAAAVCHHFNSSGRSSSSKAYSGWASFLKENPDRKA, encoded by the coding sequence ATGACCACTGACAAAGTAATATTGGGAATCGACCCTGGCACGGTGATAATGGGTTACGGACTCATTCACATTCAGGGAAAGGAAATGAAGGTGCTGACGATGGGTGTGATCAAATTGGATAAGATGAAAGATCATCCAACTCGATTGAAGAAAATCTTTGACCGAACAGTGGAGATCATAAGAGAATATCATCCAGATGAAATGTCGATTGAAGCTCCGTTTTTTGGAAAGAATGTTCAATCCATGCTTAAACTAGGACGCGCGCAAGGAGTAGCCATTGCAGCAGCCCTTTCGCAGAATATTCCAATTGCTGAGTATTCGCCTCGAAAAATCAAGCAGTCTGTAACAGGCAATGGAAATGCAAGTAAAGAGCAAGTAAGCAGTATGCTCGAAACGCTTTTGAATACTAAACTGGATGGAATCACCTTAGATGCGACCGATGGATTGGCGGCAGCCGTTTGTCACCATTTCAACAGCTCCGGAAGATCGTCTAGCTCAAAAGCATATTCAGGGTGGGCTTCCTTTTTAAAGGAAAATCCAGACAGAAAGGCTTGA
- a CDS encoding HIT family protein: MPSIFTRIISGEIPCYKVAESETCIAFLDINPLAQGHTLVVPKLEVDYIFDLNDAVYADLMLFAKKVSAAIEQVVDCKRIGVTVIGLEVPHAHVHLIPINSLSDMNFMQPKLDLTPDELAALARKIASKLA; the protein is encoded by the coding sequence ATGCCAAGCATTTTCACACGGATCATCAGCGGAGAAATTCCTTGCTATAAGGTTGCCGAGTCTGAAACCTGCATTGCTTTCCTAGATATCAATCCACTTGCACAAGGGCATACTTTGGTTGTTCCTAAGTTGGAAGTGGATTATATTTTTGACCTGAACGATGCAGTTTATGCAGATCTGATGCTTTTTGCAAAGAAGGTTAGTGCAGCCATTGAACAAGTCGTTGACTGCAAACGCATAGGTGTTACGGTAATTGGTCTTGAAGTACCGCATGCTCATGTGCATCTCATTCCTATCAATAGTTTGAGTGATATGAATTTCATGCAGCCAAAGTTGGATTTGACACCAGATGAACTTGCTGCTTTGGCCCGCAAGATTGCTTCCAAGCTAGCTTAG
- the greA gene encoding transcription elongation factor GreA, with product MSTYLTQEGLNKLKKELDHLKRVERPSISAQIAEARDKGDLSENAEYDAAKEAQGLLELKISKMEATLSDAVVIDESKLDTDKVLILSRVKLKNQGNGMVVEYTLVPETEADLKAKKISVESPIGKGLLGKKLGDIAEIQVPNGTVMFEVVEIGR from the coding sequence ATGAGTACATATTTAACACAGGAAGGTTTAAATAAGCTTAAAAAAGAGTTGGATCATTTGAAACGGGTTGAGCGTCCTTCCATTTCAGCGCAGATAGCTGAAGCAAGAGACAAGGGAGATCTTTCTGAGAACGCGGAGTATGATGCTGCCAAGGAAGCTCAAGGGCTCTTAGAATTGAAGATCTCAAAGATGGAGGCAACGCTCAGTGATGCTGTTGTTATTGACGAATCGAAACTGGACACGGATAAAGTCTTGATCTTGAGTAGGGTGAAATTGAAGAATCAAGGCAACGGAATGGTTGTGGAATATACTTTGGTTCCTGAAACTGAAGCGGATCTGAAGGCAAAGAAGATTTCGGTGGAGTCGCCTATCGGAAAAGGTCTTTTAGGAAAGAAGTTGGGCGATATTGCTGAAATACAAGTGCCAAACGGCACCGTGATGTTTGAAGTGGTTGAAATAGGTAGATAA
- a CDS encoding PorV/PorQ family protein: protein MRRVLKIGLVAMISGLTVANTHGGNSDRAGQAGATELLINPWARSSGFASANTASARGLEAQYLNVAGLAFTTKTEILFSNTQWLVGSGVMINSFGLSQKIGEAGVIGVGIMNMNFGDIDITTSDLPDGGIGTFSPNYLNIGISYAKNFSNSINGGITVRVINQSISNLHASGVAFDAGISYTTRLGNRDKEKNKDNLQFGISLKNVGPPMKYKGDGLSVRGTVPGSDNSLTLEYRSAKYEMPSSLNIGVTYHWRDNKLMNRITAAGNFASNSFSKDQFNFGVEYSFKEMFMLRGGYQLLFGKGGNDIATSALAGPTAGATVEVGLGKKGADKKTKLGIDYSFRATNPFSGVHAIGIRLAL, encoded by the coding sequence ATGAGAAGAGTTTTAAAGATAGGTTTAGTGGCGATGATCAGCGGATTGACCGTTGCTAATACGCACGGAGGTAATTCAGATAGAGCTGGTCAGGCTGGTGCTACCGAATTACTGATCAATCCATGGGCCCGTAGTTCTGGGTTCGCAAGTGCCAATACCGCCTCAGCTAGAGGCCTGGAAGCACAGTATTTGAACGTTGCTGGTTTGGCATTCACTACGAAGACGGAAATTCTTTTTAGCAATACGCAGTGGCTTGTCGGCTCTGGGGTGATGATCAATTCATTTGGTCTTTCTCAAAAGATCGGAGAAGCAGGTGTTATCGGGGTTGGAATCATGAATATGAATTTTGGAGATATCGACATTACCACATCAGATCTTCCTGACGGGGGTATTGGAACATTCTCTCCAAACTATTTGAACATCGGTATCTCGTATGCGAAGAACTTTTCGAATAGCATCAACGGTGGTATTACAGTAAGAGTGATCAATCAGAGTATTTCTAACCTTCACGCATCTGGAGTCGCTTTCGATGCAGGTATTTCCTATACCACACGATTGGGTAACCGAGACAAGGAAAAGAATAAGGACAACCTGCAATTTGGTATCTCACTTAAGAATGTCGGACCGCCAATGAAGTATAAAGGCGATGGTCTTTCTGTGCGAGGAACTGTTCCTGGAAGTGATAATAGCTTGACGCTTGAATATCGTTCAGCTAAATACGAAATGCCGTCTTCTCTTAACATTGGTGTTACTTATCATTGGAGAGATAACAAGTTAATGAATCGCATAACTGCCGCGGGAAATTTCGCTTCAAATAGTTTTTCGAAAGACCAATTCAACTTTGGTGTTGAGTATTCATTCAAAGAGATGTTCATGCTTCGTGGAGGATACCAATTGTTGTTCGGAAAAGGCGGAAATGATATTGCAACGTCTGCTTTGGCAGGTCCAACTGCTGGAGCAACTGTAGAGGTTGGTCTTGGAAAGAAAGGAGCGGATAAGAAAACCAAATTGGGCATCGATTATTCGTTCCGTGCCACCAATCCATTTTCTGGTGTACATGCTATTGGCATCCGACTGGCGCTCTAA